In the genome of Campylobacter concisus, the window GGTTGCATTTTCTTTTATGAAATTTACAAAGCCGGCCTCAGTGATGACATTGCCCAAAACACCGCCAGCTGCTGTGATAAAGAGTATCGGTCCAGCGATCTTTAAAGATTCGTTCGTGATGTGGTCAAATTCTCTTATCTTTCTGGCTTCTACTAATAAAAATACGCAAAAGATCACGCCGATTGCAAGAGCAATGATAGGGTTTCCTAAAAATAAAAGTATCTTTGGCAAGAGAGCCGTTTTATCAAACATGCCTTGTTTTGCTAAAACATCGACAATAGAACCAATCGCCATAAAAATGATAGGCATGATGATAGGAGCAAGGCTCAAAAATCCACTAGGTAGCGTGCCAAATTTCTTTAAAAGCTCTTCGTAGCTAGCTGTGATAGCAGTGTCAGCATCTTTGTCGCTGATAGTCACGCTTTTGCCAACACTCTTTGAAAAGAAATAAACAGCTATCAAAACAGGCACTGAAACGACTGTTCCCATGATGATGACAAGGAGCAGATTTCCGCCAAGACCAAGTGTTCCTGCAGCTGCTATTGGACCAGGAGTTGGCGGGATAAAGACGTGAGATGCGTATAAGCCGCCACTTAGAGCGACTGACATCGCGACTGGGCTTGCTGAAATTTTCTTATAAAGTGCCTCGCGAATAGAGTTTAAAACGACAAATCCACTATCACAAAATACCGGAATGCCAACAACCCAGCCCATGATGAGCATAGCAAGCTCTGGACGCTTTTGTCCAACTAGCTTTACAACCATATCAGCTAGCTTTAAAGCAGCTCCCGTTTTTTCAAGCACGGTGCCGATGATCGTTCCAAAGATAATAACGATACCGATACTCTTAAATGTGCCACTAAAGCCGACACCTATCATCGCTGGGATCTTGGATAGATCGATGCCCGCGACGATCGCAAGAACCAAAGAAATGCTCATAAGTGCCAAGAATGGATGCACTTTTAGCTTAGAGATCATAACGATCATAAGTATGATGGCTACAACAAAACAGACAATTAGTGAGATTCCGCTCATAAAAACTCCTTTGCTCTGAGATTTTGCTTAAGATTTTAGCAAAATTTGCTTGTATTTTTTCTAATATTTTTAAGTTTTTTGATTAATTAAATTTTTTTGACATATTTGAGTAAATTTATGACTATTTGCCTAAATTTAGCCATTTTATAAGTTTAAAATTTTTAGCTTATTTTAAAATAACAAAACCAAGACCAAATTTATCAGTATGCCTATTATAATCAATCAAACTCTCGCCATATCCCGTAAAATACTGCAAATAGCCATAAACTCCGGTTGAGAAGATAGGAAACATATATGAAATTTCAGCAGCACCTTTATTTGTTTTATCAAAATGTAAGTTATTTCTTAGCATTAGGCTAAAAATGTGATCATTAAGGTTGTAGCTAAGCCTTACATCGCCATGCCCGATGTATTTTAATATATCTTTATTATCGCCCTTATTGCCCACTACCATCCAAGCTCTTGGCGAAATGCTAAGCTTGCCAAAAACAAAATCACTTTGCAAATAAGCTCTATTCCAGCTTCTTGAATTGCTACCATCTCGTCCATTTGACTCATGCAAAAGTCCAAATTTTAGGTTTTTTACACCTATTTGCTCCAAATATTTTGGCGAAGCAAAATTTAGAAAAATTTCTGGCTGATAGTTTGTCTCACGAAACGGCGCTGAAGTTCTTGTTATCTGCCACCAAGATGTCTGCGTGTAGGCTGCCACAAGGCTCTCTCTAAGTCCAAACAGGTCATAAAACAACGGCTTTGCAAGGCTTATTTGAAACTTAGTTTCAACACTTTTTCGCTCATCGTTTGGCACATTTTTAGCATAAGTTACTGGCAAAAGGTAGTTAAATTTATAAAGCTCGATACCAAGCGCATTTTGTAAATTTT includes:
- a CDS encoding GntP family permease — its product is MSGISLIVCFVVAIILMIVMISKLKVHPFLALMSISLVLAIVAGIDLSKIPAMIGVGFSGTFKSIGIVIIFGTIIGTVLEKTGAALKLADMVVKLVGQKRPELAMLIMGWVVGIPVFCDSGFVVLNSIREALYKKISASPVAMSVALSGGLYASHVFIPPTPGPIAAAGTLGLGGNLLLVIIMGTVVSVPVLIAVYFFSKSVGKSVTISDKDADTAITASYEELLKKFGTLPSGFLSLAPIIMPIIFMAIGSIVDVLAKQGMFDKTALLPKILLFLGNPIIALAIGVIFCVFLLVEARKIREFDHITNESLKIAGPILFITAAGGVLGNVITEAGFVNFIKENATAIKAIGIFFPFIISAVLKTAQGSSTVAIITTASIMGAFSADNSLMHTLGFTSEISAALCVMAIASGAMCVSHANDSYFWVVTNFSKMSAEQGYRTQTAMTFIMGIVGIISVYILSLVLL
- a CDS encoding phospholipase A; amino-acid sequence: MMSKILLFLSLGLSFLMASGLDDFKRAQELEQSGDIKAAMQIYKELAKGSLNEQEAIQNVQASELVPREAKLKQADLLREDKSGKNLQNALGIELYKFNYLLPVTYAKNVPNDERKSVETKFQISLAKPLFYDLFGLRESLVAAYTQTSWWQITRTSAPFRETNYQPEIFLNFASPKYLEQIGVKNLKFGLLHESNGRDGSNSRSWNRAYLQSDFVFGKLSISPRAWMVVGNKGDNKDILKYIGHGDVRLSYNLNDHIFSLMLRNNLHFDKTNKGAAEISYMFPIFSTGVYGYLQYFTGYGESLIDYNRHTDKFGLGFVILK